From Spirosoma aerolatum, one genomic window encodes:
- a CDS encoding GAF domain-containing protein yields the protein MEAIFTVPPVVDLPVDFRLSFRPFVAFLKAQQQKFSSATELSRLYTYLIDRFMAADALTDSPELRLSEAQLTELFQLVSMAMLPLSQTRPIPFAFGLPLPLTFFYYSSAFEALIRQVPEFLHKAPDQIQWEKKKFYLYQLILDRCYGIKTNEACGPTMHFEKEQDGLMRYYQMEVDASFFEPRVEGELPPLQSAWVDFANGLGPLPQGNDALPLDRFTFEGFSFFRIEDITETETIRQLEDVFVHLQSDTEPVIYRRFETAMRNLCGRPDLQISLMPLPQINGHFVHHPEGKQRSIFMRNAVNPMDEFNDPDTQVLAAKLMKNPVPYVFAGLQGLPEAKTKALTEQNIRSLLVYPIVMANEELGILEMASSQPDAFDDKVLKIIERIKPLVQELLRYQLNQFKAEIEQLVRTKFTSLQPAVAWRFYKEAWEELRRSRSGDSTEQLSPVRFEQVYPLYGAIDIRNSSVERHKSVRQDLADQLLAVEAIFMHAHFPPQQERPEQLRLENYACQKRLQEGMAAEDEQEIGLFLVNTINPYLRQLMQEHHPLLPELEAYFAQIDPMTGLFNRALKRYELTMDKLNTTVNDYINQEEKQLQTIYPHYFERYRTDGTEYTIYIGQSIAPDKPFARPIHRQLIEWQLSSMVKTARLTQKLIPELPLPLKTTQLILAHAHPVDIGFRQDERRFDVEGSYSIRYEVVKKRIDKALVEGTGQRLTQPDTIALVYSHISEIGDYIAQIERLQVSGDLKPEIEFLNLQPLQGVFNLKALRVGINYKA from the coding sequence ATGGAAGCAATTTTTACCGTTCCGCCGGTTGTTGATCTGCCGGTTGATTTTCGGCTTTCGTTTCGACCCTTTGTGGCGTTTCTGAAAGCACAGCAACAAAAATTCTCCTCCGCTACGGAACTATCCCGGCTGTATACGTATCTGATCGACCGATTTATGGCAGCAGATGCGCTGACCGACTCTCCGGAACTTCGATTGAGCGAAGCGCAGTTGACGGAGTTATTTCAGTTGGTGAGTATGGCGATGCTCCCACTCTCGCAAACTCGACCAATCCCGTTTGCGTTTGGGCTCCCGTTGCCGCTCACGTTTTTTTACTACTCATCGGCTTTTGAAGCCTTGATTCGGCAGGTGCCAGAGTTTCTGCATAAAGCGCCTGATCAAATTCAATGGGAGAAAAAGAAATTTTACCTCTACCAGCTCATTCTCGACAGGTGTTACGGAATCAAAACCAATGAAGCCTGCGGGCCGACCATGCATTTTGAAAAGGAGCAGGACGGCTTGATGCGCTACTACCAGATGGAAGTCGATGCGTCGTTTTTCGAACCCCGCGTCGAAGGCGAATTACCGCCACTACAGTCGGCCTGGGTTGATTTTGCCAATGGGCTGGGGCCGTTGCCGCAAGGAAACGACGCCCTGCCGCTGGACCGATTTACATTCGAAGGGTTTTCTTTTTTTCGGATCGAAGACATTACCGAAACGGAAACTATCCGACAGTTGGAGGATGTGTTTGTGCACCTTCAGTCGGATACGGAGCCGGTGATTTACCGTCGGTTCGAAACGGCGATGCGGAACCTGTGCGGACGACCGGATCTGCAGATTAGTCTGATGCCGCTGCCGCAAATAAACGGACATTTTGTTCACCACCCCGAAGGAAAGCAACGCAGCATTTTTATGCGGAATGCGGTCAATCCGATGGATGAGTTTAATGACCCGGATACACAAGTGCTGGCAGCTAAATTAATGAAGAATCCGGTGCCGTATGTATTTGCGGGTCTACAAGGGTTGCCCGAAGCGAAGACTAAGGCGTTGACCGAACAGAATATTCGGAGTTTGCTGGTGTACCCCATCGTGATGGCCAACGAAGAGTTAGGGATTCTGGAAATGGCTAGTTCGCAGCCCGATGCCTTCGACGATAAAGTGTTGAAGATCATCGAGCGCATTAAGCCGCTGGTGCAGGAACTGCTCCGCTATCAACTAAATCAGTTCAAGGCTGAAATTGAGCAGTTGGTTCGGACGAAGTTCACGTCGTTGCAACCTGCCGTCGCGTGGCGGTTTTATAAAGAAGCCTGGGAAGAACTACGACGTAGCCGATCGGGCGATTCAACGGAGCAACTGTCCCCCGTACGGTTCGAACAGGTGTATCCGCTCTATGGGGCCATCGATATTCGGAATTCGTCGGTTGAACGGCACAAGTCGGTGCGGCAGGATTTAGCCGATCAGTTACTGGCCGTGGAAGCTATTTTTATGCATGCCCATTTCCCTCCACAGCAGGAGCGACCCGAACAACTCCGGCTCGAAAACTATGCCTGTCAGAAACGGCTACAAGAGGGAATGGCTGCTGAGGATGAGCAGGAGATAGGTCTCTTTCTGGTCAATACCATCAATCCGTATCTGCGTCAGCTTATGCAGGAGCATCATCCATTATTGCCTGAGCTGGAAGCTTATTTTGCGCAAATCGACCCCATGACCGGGTTGTTTAACCGGGCGTTGAAACGGTATGAGCTGACCATGGACAAACTCAACACAACTGTAAACGATTATATTAATCAGGAGGAAAAACAGCTACAGACGATCTATCCGCACTACTTTGAACGCTATCGTACCGATGGCACCGAGTATACGATCTACATTGGTCAGTCTATTGCTCCCGATAAACCGTTTGCACGTCCGATTCATCGGCAGTTGATCGAGTGGCAATTGTCGTCGATGGTGAAAACGGCCCGGCTGACGCAGAAGCTGATTCCAGAGCTCCCTTTACCCCTGAAAACGACGCAACTCATTCTGGCGCATGCCCATCCGGTCGATATTGGGTTCCGGCAGGACGAACGCCGATTCGATGTGGAAGGGTCCTATAGCATTCGGTATGAGGTCGTTAAAAAGCGGATCGACAAAGCGTTGGTAGAAGGGACCGGCCAACGGCTGACCCAACCCGACACCATCGCGCTGGTCTATAGCCATATCTCTGAAATTGGTGATTACATCGCACAAATCGAACGGTTACAGGTGAGTGGCGATTTGAAACCGGAGATAGAATTCCTCAATCTGCAACCCCTGCAGGGTGTGTTTAACCTGAAAGCACTTCGGGTGGGTATCAATTACAAGGCGTAA
- a CDS encoding BamA/TamA family outer membrane protein — protein MKRVQKAGYGLVGLLCLCSSVISTYAQVKTAPAGDSIRQRVILIGDAGRLRNGKNPVVDAVSSRYDLNDSRTTLLYLGDNVYTYGLPEKGSPGYDSLVAVLAYQARPGLARPGLGKAGKVLFIPGNHDWSKGRPDGWERIKRQGEWLDSLQAPNIRMVPSGGCPGPEEIPLGANLVLVVVDTQWWLHPYTKPGVESDCACKSEDEVLARLSDIAYRNKGKGIILATHHPMRSYGIHGGYYTLKQHIFPLTEFSSGLYIPLPVIGSIYPLVRGVFGNIQDLSNPSYQLMVKAFERAMAPAPNVVFVAGHDHALQHIVDGARNYIVSGSGINRERVKRGKLAQFVSSDWGYVVLDLLANGKLNATFYTVDEQAKANEAHTATLFTVPTKVDTVTANGQRPNWPDSVQVAIAPEYERVGRVHRWLLGTNYRTEWASTVKLPVFDIRRTMGGFKILQRGGGFQTKSLRIEDSSGREWVLRSIQKDPAKALPRVLQQTIAKDVLQDEISAGYPFAPLAVPILAQAAGVPHANPRVVYLPDDPALGIYQADFGNSVYLFEERSPGDNKSVSTPKVLDALEKDNDNRVDEKAVLRARMLDLFMGDWDRHEDQWRWGSRKQDKGKLYYPIPRDRDQVFFRANGLLPTIGSLPWIQPKFQGFTARLPNVNGFMFNGRYFDRLFLHGLTEQDWTVELKKLHDALTDGVLEQAIRQLPEASQKKNGQKLLETLKIRREWLLKEGLTYYRFLAKAVDIPGSDKAELFRIEHLPDNKLTVSVFKITRNGVDDSPLYRREFDGRVTDEVRLYGRKGDDRFEVVGTQPAHIRVRLIGGKGEDVFTVAGQPGKPRIYDARTEANVLPEAGKLVDRRSTDKTVNQYDPHAFKYDRVAPLATIGFNPDDGLILGAGVQWIKQGFRKTPYAAMNRLMITRSLATEAMSIKYDGMFTDLIGKNDLWLSAFSKAPDNVTNFFGPGNETVYDKSHSIRYYRTRYDLINVAALLKPETGNHMELSVGPVFQHFSLNRGDNGGRFIEKYLADLLPQERFLQQESYVGLQAGLLINNRNNPVQPSRGLHWNTTILALQGFDEQSNNLLQFRTDLSVYTSFSPAARLVISNRIGGGLTYGNPAFYQLLYLGGQDNLRGFRTYRFAGNHLIYHNIEARLKLFSFRSFLFPASVGLLAFNDVGRVWLNGESSHRWHDGYGAGLYMNPAQLLTITASIGFSDESTLPYVSLGFRF, from the coding sequence ATGAAACGAGTACAAAAAGCAGGGTATGGGCTGGTGGGTCTACTATGCCTTTGTAGTAGTGTTATCTCAACGTACGCACAGGTAAAGACAGCTCCGGCTGGCGATTCGATCCGGCAGCGGGTGATCCTGATTGGCGATGCCGGGCGTTTACGAAACGGTAAAAACCCAGTTGTGGATGCCGTATCCAGCCGCTACGACCTGAACGATTCCCGCACAACGCTGCTGTATCTGGGCGATAATGTGTACACCTACGGACTTCCCGAGAAAGGCAGTCCTGGTTATGATTCACTTGTTGCTGTGCTGGCGTATCAGGCCCGGCCTGGATTGGCCCGGCCTGGATTGGGTAAAGCTGGAAAGGTACTCTTTATTCCGGGCAATCACGACTGGTCGAAGGGGCGGCCGGATGGTTGGGAACGCATCAAACGACAGGGCGAATGGCTGGATAGTTTACAGGCTCCTAACATTCGAATGGTACCATCGGGCGGTTGTCCCGGACCGGAGGAAATTCCTCTGGGGGCTAATCTGGTGCTGGTAGTAGTCGATACGCAGTGGTGGCTGCATCCGTATACCAAACCGGGTGTTGAGTCGGACTGCGCCTGCAAGAGTGAGGACGAAGTGTTGGCCCGCCTGTCGGATATCGCCTACCGGAATAAGGGCAAAGGAATCATTCTGGCAACGCACCATCCCATGCGTAGCTATGGTATTCACGGTGGTTACTATACGCTGAAGCAGCACATTTTTCCGCTCACGGAGTTTTCGTCGGGATTGTATATTCCCTTACCCGTAATCGGCTCCATTTATCCGTTGGTGCGGGGTGTGTTCGGTAATATTCAGGACCTGTCCAATCCCAGTTATCAACTGATGGTGAAAGCATTCGAGCGGGCTATGGCGCCTGCCCCAAATGTGGTGTTCGTAGCCGGGCATGACCATGCCTTGCAGCACATTGTGGATGGGGCGCGTAACTATATTGTGAGTGGATCAGGTATAAACCGTGAACGGGTAAAGCGGGGTAAACTGGCTCAGTTTGTCAGCAGCGATTGGGGGTATGTTGTACTGGACTTACTGGCTAATGGTAAGCTGAATGCTACTTTTTATACCGTCGATGAACAGGCAAAGGCTAATGAAGCGCATACCGCTACGTTGTTTACAGTTCCAACGAAAGTCGATACCGTAACAGCAAACGGGCAACGGCCCAACTGGCCCGATAGCGTACAGGTAGCCATTGCGCCTGAATACGAACGTGTTGGGCGTGTTCATCGCTGGTTGCTGGGTACGAATTACCGGACGGAGTGGGCTTCGACCGTGAAGTTGCCGGTTTTCGATATCAGACGTACGATGGGCGGATTCAAAATTTTACAGCGTGGGGGAGGTTTCCAAACCAAATCGCTACGAATCGAGGACTCTAGCGGACGAGAATGGGTATTACGAAGTATTCAGAAAGACCCCGCCAAAGCACTGCCTCGTGTCTTACAGCAGACCATTGCCAAAGATGTCTTGCAGGATGAAATATCGGCTGGCTACCCGTTCGCTCCCTTAGCCGTACCTATTCTGGCGCAGGCGGCTGGGGTACCCCATGCTAATCCTCGTGTGGTGTATCTACCCGACGACCCTGCTCTGGGGATTTATCAGGCCGATTTTGGTAATAGTGTGTACCTGTTCGAAGAGCGAAGCCCCGGGGATAATAAATCGGTCAGTACACCCAAAGTGCTGGATGCACTGGAAAAAGATAACGACAATCGGGTCGATGAAAAGGCGGTATTGCGGGCGCGAATGCTCGATTTGTTCATGGGCGATTGGGACCGTCACGAAGATCAATGGCGCTGGGGAAGTCGAAAACAGGATAAAGGCAAGCTCTATTACCCCATTCCCCGCGACCGTGACCAGGTGTTTTTTCGGGCAAACGGACTCCTGCCAACAATCGGTTCACTGCCTTGGATACAGCCTAAATTTCAGGGGTTTACAGCCAGGTTGCCGAATGTAAATGGATTTATGTTCAATGGCCGCTATTTCGACCGGCTGTTTTTACACGGTCTGACCGAACAGGATTGGACAGTGGAGCTAAAAAAACTGCACGATGCCTTAACGGACGGAGTACTGGAACAGGCCATCCGGCAGTTGCCCGAAGCATCCCAGAAAAAAAACGGACAGAAATTGCTGGAAACGCTAAAAATTCGGCGGGAATGGCTTTTGAAAGAAGGGTTAACCTATTATCGCTTTTTAGCCAAAGCGGTCGATATTCCCGGTTCGGATAAGGCCGAATTGTTTCGCATCGAACACCTGCCCGACAATAAGCTGACGGTTTCCGTCTTTAAAATCACCCGAAATGGGGTAGACGATTCGCCACTGTATCGTCGGGAGTTTGATGGACGCGTAACGGACGAGGTCCGGTTGTACGGTCGTAAAGGCGATGATCGGTTTGAGGTTGTTGGTACCCAGCCTGCTCATATTCGGGTGCGGCTTATCGGTGGGAAAGGCGAAGATGTATTTACCGTAGCAGGACAGCCAGGAAAACCACGAATCTATGACGCACGTACCGAAGCCAATGTACTGCCTGAAGCGGGTAAACTAGTTGATCGTCGTTCGACCGACAAAACAGTCAACCAGTACGACCCGCATGCCTTCAAGTATGATCGGGTAGCCCCGTTAGCAACCATCGGCTTTAACCCGGACGATGGGCTGATTCTGGGTGCGGGTGTGCAGTGGATCAAACAGGGGTTTCGCAAAACACCCTATGCGGCTATGAATCGTCTGATGATTACTCGCTCACTGGCTACCGAAGCCATGTCGATTAAATACGACGGTATGTTCACGGACCTGATTGGCAAAAATGACCTATGGCTCAGTGCCTTTTCGAAAGCCCCCGACAACGTAACCAACTTTTTCGGCCCCGGCAACGAAACGGTCTACGATAAAAGTCATTCGATTCGCTATTATCGTACCCGCTATGATCTGATTAACGTTGCTGCCTTGCTGAAGCCCGAAACCGGCAATCATATGGAACTGTCGGTGGGGCCAGTTTTTCAGCATTTCAGTCTCAATCGAGGCGATAATGGCGGTCGATTTATTGAGAAGTACCTGGCCGATTTGCTTCCTCAGGAACGTTTTCTGCAGCAGGAGAGCTACGTAGGGCTACAGGCTGGGCTATTGATCAACAACCGGAATAATCCCGTACAGCCTTCGCGGGGTTTACACTGGAATACGACGATCCTGGCTCTGCAGGGATTCGACGAACAAAGCAATAACCTGCTGCAATTTCGAACGGATCTGAGTGTCTATACCAGCTTCAGCCCAGCCGCCCGCCTTGTCATTTCCAACCGAATTGGTGGTGGGTTAACGTACGGAAATCCGGCATTTTACCAGTTGCTGTACCTGGGTGGCCAGGATAATCTGCGCGGATTCCGGACCTATCGATTTGCGGGAAATCACCTGATCTATCATAACATCGAAGCCCGGCTGAAGCTGTTCAGTTTTCGGTCTTTTCTGTTTCCAGCCAGTGTAGGCTTACTAGCGTTCAACGATGTGGGGCGGGTGTGGCTCAACGGGGAGTCGTCGCATCGCTGGCACGACGGCTATGGTGCAGGACTCTATATGAATCCAGCTCAATTACTTACAATAACAGCCTCCATTGGTTTTTCCGACGAATCAACCTTACCTTACGTGTCGCTCGGTTTCCGATTCTGA
- a CDS encoding Pycsar system effector family protein: protein MVPDLLTQTEIYATHFFADHLSPDFTYHNREHTQEVVQAVDQMARFYKLSESDYTTVMVAAWLHDLGNLTGPSSGHEERSAGLAADFLTKLGVSTEVIGNVQACIQATKMPQSPSSQLEKILCDADLFHLGSEDYPDYQKRLRKEQENRTGMEIPGKVWRQQNISLLESHRYFTDYAQERLGIGQAENLRQLLEKQAEKAAGKEAKHEKNTPKEPAVVAEQPTPDTNEPSGVESLSWKEPKEKKKDKDKDKRSERGIETMFRTTSTNHMRLSEIADSKANIMISVNSIMVSVVVSVLPRRIEENPYLMVPTTLFLITSVLTIVFAILTTRPNVSHGTFSHSDIEQGKGNLLFFGNFYQMSLGEYEWGIQQLMNDSSYLYNSMARDIYYLGLVLAKKYKLLRVAYNIFMFGFIISILAFLVVFFIKK, encoded by the coding sequence ATGGTTCCTGACCTTTTAACACAGACCGAAATCTACGCTACTCATTTTTTTGCTGACCACCTAAGCCCTGATTTTACCTATCACAATCGGGAACATACGCAGGAGGTTGTGCAGGCTGTCGATCAAATGGCGCGATTTTATAAACTGTCGGAGTCGGACTATACGACGGTAATGGTAGCGGCCTGGTTGCACGACCTGGGGAATCTGACCGGGCCATCCAGTGGGCATGAGGAGCGTAGTGCCGGATTAGCTGCTGATTTTTTAACAAAGCTGGGTGTTTCGACAGAGGTTATCGGGAATGTTCAGGCCTGCATTCAGGCCACTAAAATGCCGCAATCACCTTCCAGTCAACTGGAAAAAATACTGTGCGATGCCGACCTGTTTCACCTGGGTAGCGAAGATTATCCTGATTACCAGAAACGGCTTCGAAAAGAACAGGAAAACCGGACGGGTATGGAGATTCCGGGGAAAGTTTGGCGACAACAGAACATTTCCCTGCTCGAAAGTCATCGCTACTTCACCGACTATGCCCAGGAGAGACTGGGGATCGGACAGGCTGAGAACCTGCGTCAGTTGTTGGAAAAACAAGCTGAAAAGGCTGCGGGCAAGGAGGCTAAGCATGAAAAAAACACCCCGAAAGAACCTGCCGTTGTTGCTGAGCAGCCCACTCCTGATACGAACGAGCCGTCAGGAGTAGAGTCATTGAGTTGGAAAGAACCAAAGGAAAAGAAAAAAGATAAGGACAAGGACAAACGTTCAGAACGTGGTATCGAAACCATGTTTCGGACAACATCGACCAATCACATGCGACTAAGCGAAATTGCCGACAGCAAAGCCAATATTATGATCTCGGTCAATTCGATTATGGTATCGGTGGTTGTATCAGTATTACCGCGCCGGATCGAGGAGAATCCCTACCTGATGGTTCCTACCACCTTATTTTTAATTACGTCGGTACTAACCATCGTGTTTGCCATCCTGACTACCCGGCCCAACGTCAGTCATGGCACCTTTAGTCATAGTGACATTGAGCAGGGTAAAGGAAATCTACTATTTTTTGGTAATTTTTACCAGATGAGCCTGGGCGAGTATGAATGGGGTATCCAGCAATTGATGAATGACAGTTCGTATCTCTACAACTCAATGGCCCGAGATATATACTATCTGGGGCTGGTGCTGGCTAAAAAATACAAACTACTACGGGTAGCTTATAACATATTTATGTTTGGGTTCATCATTTCTATTCTGGCCTTTCTGGTTGTGTTTTTCATTAAAAAGTAA
- a CDS encoding molybdopterin molybdotransferase MoeA, producing the protein MLSVAEAFAVTQQHLLTLPTEAVSLNDSLGRVLREPVYVDRDFPPFNRVSMDGIGIAYAAYASGQRTFTIIGQQFAGQPQQTLSDPTACLEVMTGAMLPAGIDTVVRYEDITVSNGQATVTIDDAILGQHVHVQAVDRRTGDELLPVGTRLSPSAIAVAASVGKATIVVSTLPRVALISTGDELVDVGATPLPHQIRRSNTYMLRAALTSLGISATLHHIIDDEYQLQTAIQALLANNDVLILSGGVSAGKADFVPDVLARLGIQKHFHKIEQRPGKPLWFGTSSADMVYPNRTVFALPGNPVSTVLCAYRYVIPYLRASLGLGPAPVHYAQLAQPIVFKPAITYFLPVRLTSEPDGRTMAHPLPGSGSADFANLLAADGFMELPSDRSEFGAGEAFQVWPTSV; encoded by the coding sequence ATGCTTTCTGTTGCCGAAGCCTTTGCCGTTACTCAACAACACCTGCTTACGCTGCCTACCGAGGCTGTTTCGCTAAACGATTCGTTAGGGCGCGTACTGCGCGAACCGGTGTATGTCGACCGTGACTTTCCACCATTCAATCGCGTATCGATGGATGGCATTGGGATTGCGTATGCCGCTTATGCTTCCGGTCAACGAACCTTCACGATTATCGGACAGCAATTTGCCGGTCAGCCCCAGCAAACCCTATCTGATCCAACAGCCTGCCTGGAGGTGATGACGGGAGCCATGCTACCTGCGGGAATCGATACAGTTGTTCGGTATGAAGATATAACCGTATCGAACGGTCAGGCCACGGTTACGATTGACGATGCAATCTTAGGACAACACGTCCACGTCCAGGCTGTCGACCGTCGGACGGGCGATGAATTGCTGCCTGTAGGAACTCGGCTGAGTCCATCCGCCATTGCCGTAGCCGCTTCGGTTGGAAAAGCAACGATTGTCGTTTCTACGCTTCCCCGCGTGGCACTCATTTCAACCGGCGATGAACTGGTCGATGTGGGAGCCACACCCCTCCCCCATCAGATACGCCGGTCGAATACCTACATGCTGCGGGCGGCTCTTACTTCGCTCGGCATTTCGGCTACCCTACATCACATTATCGATGATGAATACCAATTACAGACGGCCATTCAGGCGTTATTGGCGAACAATGACGTTCTGATTCTGAGCGGGGGTGTATCGGCCGGGAAAGCCGATTTTGTACCGGATGTACTGGCGCGACTGGGTATTCAGAAGCATTTTCATAAAATTGAACAACGACCGGGCAAGCCACTCTGGTTCGGAACCTCGTCAGCCGATATGGTCTATCCGAATCGAACCGTTTTTGCTCTTCCCGGCAACCCCGTTTCGACCGTTTTATGTGCGTATCGGTATGTTATTCCCTACCTTAGGGCATCGCTTGGGCTAGGCCCGGCTCCTGTACACTATGCCCAGCTCGCTCAACCCATTGTTTTCAAACCAGCCATCACCTATTTCCTACCTGTCCGGCTTACTTCTGAACCTGACGGACGAACAATGGCTCATCCGCTACCCGGTTCTGGCTCTGCCGATTTTGCCAATCTGTTAGCCGCCGATGGTTTTATGGAACTACCTTCCGACCGATCAGAGTTTGGGGCTGGTGAAGCCTTCCAGGTATGGCCGACATCTGTATAG
- the moaC gene encoding cyclic pyranopterin monophosphate synthase MoaC, with product MFSHLNAEGNPAMVDVGGKTVSRRTARARSIVVLGPDIMQHLAPSGSTGTEITTKKGPVFQTAIIAGTMAAKRTDVLIPLCHSLGLDNCQITITTEGTDAIVDCLVSTEGKTGVEMEALVGASVAALTIYDMCKAFSHDIVIKETRLMEKTGGKRDFRRE from the coding sequence ATGTTTTCGCACCTTAACGCCGAAGGAAATCCCGCTATGGTTGATGTGGGCGGTAAAACCGTCTCGCGTCGAACGGCCCGTGCTCGCAGTATTGTGGTGCTTGGACCTGATATTATGCAGCATCTAGCTCCGTCAGGATCGACCGGAACAGAGATTACAACCAAAAAAGGCCCCGTTTTTCAAACGGCGATTATTGCTGGGACGATGGCCGCTAAACGGACAGATGTGCTAATCCCGCTCTGTCATTCACTGGGGCTCGATAACTGCCAGATAACCATAACCACCGAAGGGACTGATGCCATTGTGGACTGTCTGGTGTCGACCGAGGGAAAAACCGGAGTTGAGATGGAAGCGCTGGTTGGGGCATCGGTAGCGGCTTTGACAATCTATGATATGTGTAAAGCCTTCTCGCACGACATTGTGATCAAGGAAACCAGGCTCATGGAAAAAACGGGCGGTAAACGAGACTTTCGACGTGAGTAA
- a CDS encoding NTP transferase domain-containing protein, with the protein MSKLNGLILTGGRSTRMGTDKSQLIYHGKSQRDHLTELLRPYCSVVFWSVNTTQETELEVAGKLQLRLVDRYDLPGPINGILSAFAYDPQAAWFVVACDMPLISLKSIDALVKGRNPAKLATVFYDSDGQLPEPLLGIYEPAFGPVLLQAVAEGAYSPRQILLQNDIRLLTAPDVRELTNINNPEEREKLGL; encoded by the coding sequence GTGAGTAAATTGAATGGACTCATCCTGACGGGCGGGCGTAGTACGCGTATGGGTACGGATAAATCGCAGTTGATCTACCACGGAAAATCCCAGCGCGATCATTTAACTGAACTGCTCCGACCGTATTGCAGCGTGGTATTCTGGTCGGTGAATACCACGCAGGAAACTGAGCTGGAAGTAGCTGGGAAACTCCAGCTTCGGCTAGTGGATCGGTATGACCTACCGGGGCCAATTAACGGTATTTTGTCGGCGTTTGCCTATGATCCACAGGCCGCCTGGTTTGTGGTAGCCTGTGATATGCCGCTTATCTCCCTCAAATCCATTGACGCACTGGTAAAAGGGCGAAATCCGGCCAAACTGGCTACTGTATTTTACGATTCAGATGGTCAATTGCCCGAACCGCTCTTGGGGATTTACGAACCTGCTTTTGGCCCTGTTTTGCTTCAGGCTGTTGCTGAAGGAGCCTATTCCCCTCGCCAGATTCTTCTCCAGAATGATATTCGTCTGCTGACGGCACCGGATGTACGCGAGCTGACAAATATTAACAATCCTGAAGAACGGGAAAAACTTGGACTATAA
- a CDS encoding DUF6992 family protein codes for MTIFRHFLLAAGSVLLGIPATAQSATTDLQGFSSQRIQHQKTLGLTLGGYALANIAVGSIAAGQTSGETKYFHRMNVYWNLVNLGIAGAGLLSSRRSQKGNETLGDAVRKHETMKQILLLNTGLDVAYVIGGAYLRERAETRPDQADQLRGYGKSIMVQGGFLLAFDLVNYLIFKKRGDKQERLLLSSGPSGVGLIWPIR; via the coding sequence ATGACCATATTTCGCCATTTTCTCCTGGCCGCTGGCTCAGTACTGCTGGGTATTCCGGCTACTGCCCAATCTGCGACAACTGATTTACAGGGATTTTCGAGTCAACGTATTCAGCATCAAAAAACGCTTGGTCTTACATTAGGCGGGTATGCGCTTGCAAACATAGCCGTTGGCAGTATTGCCGCTGGACAAACATCGGGCGAAACGAAGTATTTTCACCGGATGAACGTGTATTGGAATCTGGTCAACCTGGGTATTGCTGGAGCGGGCCTGTTAAGTTCCCGCAGGTCTCAAAAAGGCAATGAAACGCTGGGTGATGCGGTTCGGAAACACGAAACCATGAAACAGATTTTGCTGCTCAATACCGGACTCGATGTGGCCTACGTAATTGGCGGAGCGTATTTGCGTGAACGGGCAGAAACCCGACCCGACCAGGCCGATCAACTGCGAGGTTACGGAAAGTCCATCATGGTGCAGGGTGGATTTCTGCTGGCTTTCGATCTGGTCAATTACCTGATCTTCAAAAAAAGGGGAGACAAACAGGAGCGTTTATTACTCTCATCAGGTCCATCGGGCGTCGGATTGATATGGCCGATTCGGTAA